A single region of the Bacillus sp. 2205SS5-2 genome encodes:
- a CDS encoding DUF3899 domain-containing protein yields MKNKYFLIFFLLSSIFSVSLIFSFFSEENFVTSFINSSFLLGILLLMIGSFSFVIEAGFFNGIVYSFKRFRKSTKEGSFFAQYDDLDDTKEIHEEYVVKKQFTMTRPFLYVGLLMVVGTTIISYVFLT; encoded by the coding sequence ATGAAAAATAAATATTTTTTGATTTTTTTTCTCCTCTCTAGTATTTTTTCTGTTTCCCTTATCTTTTCTTTCTTCTCAGAAGAAAATTTTGTTACTTCATTCATTAATAGTTCCTTTTTATTAGGCATTTTATTACTAATGATTGGATCTTTTAGTTTTGTAATAGAGGCTGGCTTTTTTAATGGAATTGTTTATAGCTTTAAGAGATTTCGCAAAAGTACGAAAGAGGGCAGTTTCTTCGCACAGTATGATGATCTGGATGATACGAAAGAAATTCATGAAGAATATGTTGTGAAAAAACAATTCACGATGACACGACCATTTCTCTATGTAGGACTACTAATGGTTGTTGGAACAACCATTATTTCATATGTATTCCTTACTTGA
- a CDS encoding YjbA family protein, producing MLYLHDVWVNWFEGEENGYNVCHFHEWRKEDVIELLDQVPLIKVTDNLFHYIENNLSEIPSELLKSIHQKAYLRKNHERVQLDYCFVVTDGIGILAIDTIGYTVPIRKSRLIPRQEQLVYEMVECHEARNYSYQPDEKDYHILSPEPTVMNGLTRKERQLKQLLFMALDQLNSSSNTAEVRYWHTEWAPESYESIQGMTFNQIWENLYEETKGGWSPKHENLCERLVKGQPFFEKLWDLEQGSKVN from the coding sequence ATGTTATATCTTCACGACGTATGGGTCAATTGGTTTGAAGGAGAAGAAAATGGATACAATGTCTGTCATTTTCATGAATGGAGAAAGGAAGACGTAATCGAGTTATTAGATCAAGTTCCTTTGATCAAAGTAACGGATAATTTATTCCATTATATTGAAAATAACTTATCTGAGATTCCATCAGAATTGTTAAAAAGTATCCATCAAAAAGCCTACTTACGAAAAAATCATGAGAGAGTACAATTGGACTATTGTTTTGTGGTAACAGATGGAATTGGGATTCTGGCAATTGACACAATTGGTTACACGGTTCCAATCAGAAAAAGTCGATTAATTCCGCGTCAAGAACAATTGGTTTATGAAATGGTAGAATGTCATGAAGCGAGGAACTACTCCTATCAACCAGATGAAAAAGACTATCACATTTTATCTCCAGAACCAACAGTGATGAATGGTTTGACGAGAAAAGAAAGACAGCTAAAACAGCTCTTATTTATGGCACTTGATCAATTAAACTCGTCGAGTAATACCGCAGAGGTACGCTATTGGCATACCGAATGGGCTCCTGAGAGTTATGAAAGTATCCAAGGGATGACATTCAATCAAATATGGGAGAACCTTTATGAAGAAACAAAAGGAGGATGGAGTCCAAAACATGAAAACCTTTGTGAACGGCTCGTGAAGGGACAACCTTTCTTTGAAAAGCTATGGGATTTGGAACAAGGATCAAAAGTAAATTAG
- the trpS gene encoding tryptophan--tRNA ligase: MKTIFSGIQPSGTITLGNYIGAMMQFIELQEEDHCYFCVVDQHAITTPQDRLELRKNIKSLAALHLAVGIDPEKSTIFIQSEVPAHAQAGWMLQCVAYIGELERMTQFKDKSHGKEAVTAGLLTYPPLMAGDILLYKTDIVPVGDDQKQHIELTRNIAERFNKKYNDIFTVPEIRISGVGARIMSLQDPTKKMSKSDPNKKATITLLDDPKQIEKKIKSAVTDSEGIVKYDKEQKPGVSNLLSIYSILGKTTVQELEEKYEGIGYGQFKSDLADVVVATIKPIQDRYYELIDSEELEQILNNGAVKADAVASKMINKMENAMGLGRKRKR; this comes from the coding sequence ATGAAAACAATTTTTTCAGGTATTCAACCGAGTGGAACGATCACCCTTGGCAACTATATCGGGGCAATGATGCAGTTTATTGAGCTACAAGAAGAAGATCATTGCTATTTCTGTGTAGTTGACCAACACGCAATTACGACGCCTCAAGATCGACTTGAACTACGAAAGAACATTAAATCTTTAGCCGCTCTACATTTAGCTGTCGGTATTGACCCAGAAAAATCAACGATCTTCATTCAATCGGAAGTTCCTGCTCACGCCCAGGCCGGATGGATGCTTCAATGTGTTGCTTACATCGGGGAATTAGAACGAATGACTCAATTCAAGGATAAATCCCATGGTAAAGAAGCGGTAACCGCTGGATTACTCACTTATCCTCCGTTGATGGCAGGCGACATCCTTTTATATAAGACCGACATAGTTCCTGTAGGCGATGACCAGAAACAGCATATTGAGCTTACTAGAAATATTGCTGAACGTTTCAATAAAAAGTACAATGACATCTTTACAGTACCAGAAATCCGCATTTCGGGAGTTGGTGCACGAATTATGTCCTTACAGGATCCAACTAAAAAAATGAGTAAATCTGATCCAAATAAAAAAGCAACCATCACTTTATTAGATGACCCAAAACAAATTGAGAAAAAAATTAAATCTGCCGTGACAGATTCAGAAGGCATTGTGAAATACGATAAAGAACAAAAACCTGGTGTTTCAAATCTATTATCCATCTATTCAATTTTAGGTAAGACAACGGTTCAAGAACTTGAAGAAAAATATGAGGGAATTGGTTATGGTCAATTCAAATCTGATTTAGCTGACGTTGTGGTAGCGACAATTAAACCAATTCAAGATCGGTATTATGAACTCATAGACTCTGAAGAACTCGAGCAAATACTAAACAATGGGGCCGTTAAAGCCGATGCTGTGGCCTCCAAGATGATCAATAAAATGGAAAATGCAATGGGACTAGGTCGAAAAAGAAAACGTTAA